A window of Neodiprion lecontei isolate iyNeoLeco1 unplaced genomic scaffold, iyNeoLeco1.1 ptg000065l, whole genome shotgun sequence contains these coding sequences:
- the LOC124295712 gene encoding uncharacterized protein LOC124295712 has product MGWSKRGNGKSYDSLNGYGTIIGFLSGKILDYAERIRKCKFCDSGRKKDDHDCRKNFQGSAKAMEASAGAELINNSSILKEANLEARVLIGDEDSCTIAAVRRGNPKTIFKLADENHLKKNFSRDLWKLSSFKEIKKRSIDHIKKCFGYALAQNMGDAQNLAKTIRNIPDHLYDNHENCGSWCSRRSGSKEQTILLTNLSLFDKLSALCEEYAANANKFSIPASSQANESFNNIMAHKSPKNICYSRSESSSYRLASSVCTKNDGDSCIVEIRQKLQLSPGRHTLFYTKQLDAKRQKRALDAKLPAAKKRRIIKTQEREELRKNNENSEGVQYKSNCGLSQDCEDLEAFDESLINGPNIQISAETCNLVFFDLETSG; this is encoded by the coding sequence ATGGGATGGAGTAAAAGAGGTAATGGAAAGAGCTACGATAGTCTCAATGGTTATGGAACTATAATAGGATTTTTGAGTGGAAAAATTCTCGACTACGCAGAACGGATAAGGAAATGCAAATTTTGTGACTCGGGTAGGAAGAAAGATGACCATGATTGCCGAAAAAACTTCCAAGGTAGTGCCAAGGCAATGGAAGCATCTGCAGGAGCAGAGTTGATTAACAACAGCAGTATTCTTAAAGAAGCAAACCTTGAAGCACGAGTATTAATTGGCGATGAAGACAGTTGCACAATCGCGGCCGTTCGTCGAGGAAACCCAAAAACTATCTTCAAACTTGCAGatgaaaatcatttaaaaaaaaattttagccgAGATTTATGGAAGCTGTCGAGTTttaaggaaattaaaaaaagaagtattgaccacataaaaaaatgttttggtTATGCATTGGCTCAAAATATGGGTGATGCTCAAAATTTAGCTAAAACAATACGTAATATACCTGATCACTTGTACGATAACCATGAAAACTGTGGATCGTGGTGTAGCCGCAGAAGTGGATCGAAGGAACAAACTATTTTGCTCACAAATCTCTCATTATTTGATAAACTATCAGCGTTATGTGAGGAATACGCCGCtaatgcaaataaattttcaattcctgCTTCCAGCCAAGCTAATGAATCATTCAATAATATAATGGCTCATAAGTcaccaaaaaatatttgctaCAGTAGAAGTGAATCATCTAGCTATCGTCTTGCAAGTTCTGTGTGCACAAAAAATGATGGCGACTCCTGTATCGTAGAAATTAGGCAAAAACTGCAGTTGTCACCAGGGCGACACACTTTGTTTTATACAAAGCAATTGGATGCTAAGCGACAGAAACGTGCATTAGATGCTAAACTACCGGCTGCGAAGAAACGTCGAATAATTAAAACTCAAGAGCGTGAGGAATTGagaaagaataatgaaaattcagaaGGTGTTCAATATAAATCTAACTGCGGTTTGTCACAAGACTGTGAAGATTTAGAAGCATTTGATGAATCACTGATTAACGGtccaaatattcaaatatcggCAGAGACATGTAACTTAGTTTTCTTTGATTTAGAAACGTCAGGGTGA